Proteins encoded together in one Thermococcus barophilus MP window:
- a CDS encoding ATP-binding protein, protein MFYNRKAELEKLEKIYAHPGSTFVVIYGRRRVGKTALVREFLKNKLGLYFFVGEKDEAMLIEEYLKEIENVLGEHFPSYFTPRFSSLEELFEFLLDFSKEQKLIVVFDEFQNFRSVKPSFFSSLQKLWDMKNEANLILIAVGSYVGMMKRIFMDNKEPLFGRVDEWIKLRPFDFWTAYDFVNTFANVPPNHFVELYSALGGMPRYLLYLKRYYTGNVAETLNNLFFDEFAPLREEGLNTLKLEFGRFYRSYFSILEAVSLGYATPKEISDKTGLKLLTVGKYLSELTNHYEYLRREVPVTEDPRKTRKVSYRVADEFFNFWFRFVYHNYTYLEEGNLDLVLDDLERNFPAFVGKTYERIAFEFVKRINLGFKPLRVGSWWHKGEEIDVVAYNRENIALFEVKWSDLRKIDVSRILRNLKRKSKLLPLTGSLRLGVIARTIEDKEHFLENGFLVFDLEDLMMKKKEC, encoded by the coding sequence ATGTTCTACAACAGGAAGGCTGAGCTTGAGAAGCTTGAAAAAATTTATGCTCACCCGGGTTCAACTTTCGTCGTCATTTATGGGCGTAGAAGAGTAGGGAAAACAGCACTCGTTAGGGAGTTCCTTAAGAATAAGCTTGGGCTTTACTTTTTTGTTGGGGAGAAAGACGAAGCAATGCTGATTGAAGAATATTTGAAGGAGATAGAAAACGTTCTTGGTGAGCATTTTCCAAGCTACTTTACACCAAGATTTTCATCCCTTGAAGAACTCTTTGAATTTTTGCTTGACTTTTCCAAGGAGCAAAAGCTTATTGTTGTCTTTGATGAGTTCCAGAACTTCCGCTCAGTTAAACCCTCTTTCTTCTCTTCTCTTCAAAAGCTGTGGGACATGAAAAATGAAGCAAATCTTATACTCATTGCGGTGGGGTCATATGTTGGCATGATGAAGCGCATTTTCATGGATAACAAGGAACCGCTTTTTGGCAGGGTCGATGAATGGATAAAGCTGAGACCGTTTGACTTCTGGACTGCCTATGATTTTGTGAATACATTTGCTAATGTGCCCCCTAATCATTTTGTTGAGCTTTACTCCGCCCTTGGCGGCATGCCTCGGTATCTTCTTTACTTGAAGAGATACTACACAGGAAACGTGGCTGAAACTCTTAACAACCTCTTTTTTGATGAGTTTGCCCCTCTTCGTGAGGAAGGCTTGAACACACTCAAGCTTGAGTTTGGCAGGTTTTACCGCTCATACTTCTCGATACTGGAGGCTGTTAGCCTTGGATATGCTACGCCAAAGGAAATAAGCGACAAGACCGGGCTTAAGCTTCTTACCGTTGGCAAGTATCTCAGCGAGCTAACGAACCATTACGAATACTTAAGGAGAGAAGTACCCGTCACCGAAGACCCACGAAAGACAAGGAAAGTGTCTTACAGAGTAGCTGATGAGTTCTTCAACTTCTGGTTCCGATTTGTTTATCACAACTATACATACCTTGAGGAAGGTAACCTTGATCTGGTGCTTGATGATTTGGAAAGGAACTTTCCAGCCTTTGTTGGAAAAACCTATGAGAGGATAGCCTTTGAATTCGTTAAGCGGATAAACCTGGGATTTAAACCTCTGAGGGTTGGTAGCTGGTGGCATAAGGGGGAGGAAATAGATGTTGTTGCGTATAACAGAGAAAATATCGCATTGTTTGAAGTTAAGTGGAGTGATTTAAGAAAAATCGATGTCTCAAGAATTCTCAGGAATCTCAAAAGAAAGTCCAAACTTTTGCCACTTACCGGAAGCCTTCGGTTAGGAGTTATCGCCAGAACCATTGAAGATAAGGAGCATTTTTTGGAAAATGGTTTTCTGGTATTTGATCTTGAGGATTTGATGATGAAAAAGAAAGAGTGCTGA
- a CDS encoding radical SAM protein: MVKLDYFTIGTSSHVSGLCHSIIRGEVFTTCSLGCVYCYARWYRKDGIPKPIFDVFRLIKALGKLVEENIPVTPVRFSALSDPFQPPAKITLKALKLAYKLKVPVIVNTKLYPSEKHLKVLEDLASEGLLVLQVSITAEKDSKEVRILEPLASPIEERLKLVKKASEVGIPSVVRIQPLIPGLSDRDVENLLDEIAWAGAKMVIIEFLRVERENFEFYKRFFSKHSEVYSREWESYLPRTPSEEAPLIQVPLEYRLKTAELFAKESKRRGLAFATCKEGIFNLHEPKTMDCCGMGFLGVEWTRKPTLWDLYLKAYEKGKARAEDLWERCEREGLLCGERLKLYPSWLSKSFKAHEKRLKSILRKPELVEKLVPVLKYREGHYVINELIN; this comes from the coding sequence ATGGTCAAGCTGGACTACTTTACAATCGGCACGAGCAGCCACGTGAGCGGTCTATGCCACAGCATAATTAGGGGAGAGGTCTTCACAACCTGCTCACTCGGCTGTGTTTATTGTTACGCGAGATGGTATCGCAAGGATGGAATTCCTAAGCCCATTTTTGATGTTTTTAGATTAATCAAAGCCTTAGGGAAGCTCGTGGAAGAGAACATTCCAGTAACTCCGGTTAGATTCTCAGCTTTAAGCGATCCATTCCAGCCTCCAGCTAAGATAACACTCAAAGCGCTTAAGCTGGCATACAAGCTCAAAGTACCGGTGATTGTGAATACAAAGCTCTACCCATCAGAAAAGCATCTCAAAGTCCTTGAAGACCTGGCATCTGAAGGCTTGCTGGTTCTTCAAGTCAGCATAACAGCAGAGAAAGATTCTAAGGAAGTTAGAATCCTTGAACCTTTGGCGAGTCCAATTGAGGAGAGATTAAAGCTGGTGAAAAAAGCAAGTGAAGTCGGAATTCCGAGTGTAGTGAGGATTCAGCCATTAATTCCTGGATTGAGCGATAGAGATGTAGAAAACCTTTTAGATGAAATCGCTTGGGCTGGTGCTAAAATGGTCATAATTGAGTTTCTCAGAGTTGAAAGAGAAAATTTTGAGTTCTATAAAAGATTCTTTTCTAAGCATAGCGAAGTTTACAGCAGAGAATGGGAATCGTATCTGCCGAGGACGCCAAGCGAGGAAGCACCTCTCATTCAAGTTCCCCTCGAGTACAGACTTAAAACTGCAGAATTATTTGCAAAGGAATCCAAAAGAAGAGGTTTAGCATTTGCAACGTGCAAAGAGGGCATCTTCAATCTTCACGAGCCTAAAACGATGGACTGCTGTGGGATGGGATTTTTGGGAGTTGAGTGGACAAGGAAGCCGACGCTGTGGGATTTATATCTGAAAGCTTATGAGAAAGGGAAAGCAAGAGCTGAGGACTTATGGGAGAGATGTGAGAGAGAAGGACTTTTGTGCGGTGAACGGTTGAAGTTGTATCCTTCCTGGCTTTCAAAAAGCTTTAAAGCTCATGAAAAGAGGCTTAAAAGCATTTTAAGGAAGCCCGAATTGGTCGAGAAGCTTGTTCCTGTCTTAAAATATAGAGAGGGACATTATGTAATTAATGAATTGATTAATTAA
- a CDS encoding uracil-DNA glycosylase family protein, with protein MLLEFERLKKIGGIYINPRNYKTMPLFLRDWRDLLSLDEKTYGIYAKTVYNPKERFLVKNEKDKQKAFKLAELYNELLKNPTKFCHKEYYEYQLKVKRFEGLPFANGWVGSKVVLVGEAPGRKGCGYTGICFYRDASGMLLRKALFSLGINPDFVYITNVVKCNPPENKLKGVDKRELSLLKKELEILRPKAIFALGRTAEKALKRVGFDAVYLRHPAWYVRRGLREPNDEMLEEYDVVRKSLNITK; from the coding sequence ATGCTGCTGGAGTTTGAACGCCTGAAAAAGATCGGCGGCATTTACATAAACCCGAGGAACTATAAAACCATGCCGCTATTTTTGAGAGACTGGAGAGATTTGCTGTCGTTAGATGAGAAAACTTACGGAATCTATGCTAAGACTGTCTACAATCCAAAAGAGCGATTTTTGGTTAAAAACGAGAAAGATAAGCAAAAAGCATTCAAACTTGCAGAGCTGTACAATGAATTGCTTAAAAATCCCACCAAATTCTGTCACAAGGAATACTACGAATACCAGCTTAAAGTTAAGAGGTTTGAAGGTTTGCCCTTTGCCAATGGCTGGGTTGGCTCAAAGGTTGTTTTGGTCGGGGAGGCTCCAGGAAGGAAAGGCTGTGGATACACGGGAATATGCTTTTACAGAGATGCTTCCGGAATGTTGCTCAGGAAAGCTCTCTTTTCTCTCGGAATTAACCCCGATTTTGTGTATATCACAAATGTTGTAAAATGCAATCCCCCAGAGAATAAGCTCAAGGGAGTTGATAAGCGGGAGCTTTCTCTTCTCAAGAAAGAGCTTGAGATTCTTAGACCTAAAGCCATTTTTGCCCTTGGAAGAACGGCAGAAAAAGCGTTGAAAAGAGTTGGCTTTGATGCTGTCTATTTGAGACATCCAGCTTGGTACGTGCGCAGAGGCTTGAGAGAACCAAATGATGAAATGCTTGAGGAGTATGATGTTGTAAGGAAAAGCTTAAATATTACTAAATGA
- a CDS encoding PAB0415 family putative ATP pyrophosphatase — MRGVAFFSGGKDGLYATHLAERQGIEIPYLLALKTTIGISPHYENLSELKKLADAMNKKLLIFDMTKGSEGLAEFIASLDVDYIIAGDVLLEDHLKWVEWLAEKSGTRALEPLWGRDTLELAKEIINAGFEYSIIAVNKEKLSKEWLGYTFRSIGDLEKFLKENPNVDPVGEFAEFHTVVLKCPLFEKSFELKPEEVEEGERYWWLRFRLVRA, encoded by the coding sequence TTGAGGGGTGTGGCATTCTTTTCAGGAGGCAAAGATGGGCTTTATGCAACGCACTTAGCCGAAAGACAAGGAATTGAAATTCCCTATCTTTTGGCACTGAAAACTACAATCGGCATATCACCTCACTACGAAAACTTAAGCGAGCTGAAAAAGCTTGCAGACGCAATGAATAAGAAGCTCTTGATCTTTGATATGACCAAAGGAAGTGAAGGCCTCGCTGAGTTCATAGCATCCCTTGATGTTGATTACATAATCGCTGGGGATGTCCTACTTGAAGATCATTTAAAGTGGGTTGAGTGGCTCGCTGAAAAGAGCGGGACAAGAGCTTTAGAACCGCTATGGGGTAGAGACACGCTTGAGCTTGCGAAGGAAATAATAAACGCCGGCTTCGAGTACTCAATAATTGCCGTGAATAAGGAAAAGCTCTCAAAGGAGTGGCTTGGCTATACTTTTCGCTCAATTGGAGACTTAGAGAAGTTTTTAAAGGAAAATCCCAATGTTGATCCCGTAGGAGAGTTTGCAGAGTTCCACACTGTGGTTTTGAAATGTCCGCTATTTGAGAAGAGCTTTGAGCTAAAACCAGAGGAAGTTGAGGAGGGTGAAAGATACTGGTGGCTGAGGTTTAGGCTGGTGAGAGCATGA
- the cobZ gene encoding alpha-ribazole phosphatase CobZ — MKAGEILRRLESKGITLEKMLDTALELYIGGDAEKIRKKLKPLMLHYLKDVNVQALLMAALLLEKNFKVKGDPVNLVADELIGIDLAEYIGGKIALFNFFYYDTKKPGILKELPPFLDDAVGGFIAGCMTKLFETMHFDSAETPSEGRETEI, encoded by the coding sequence ATGAAAGCTGGAGAAATTCTCCGAAGACTTGAATCAAAAGGTATAACTCTCGAAAAGATGCTCGACACAGCTTTGGAGCTTTACATTGGAGGAGATGCTGAAAAGATTAGGAAGAAGCTCAAGCCCCTGATGCTCCACTATCTCAAGGATGTCAATGTTCAAGCCCTTCTTATGGCTGCATTGCTCCTTGAGAAGAACTTTAAAGTCAAAGGAGATCCAGTTAATTTGGTTGCAGATGAGCTGATTGGCATTGACCTTGCAGAGTACATCGGCGGAAAGATAGCTCTTTTTAACTTCTTCTACTATGACACCAAAAAGCCGGGAATCTTAAAAGAGCTACCACCGTTTTTGGACGATGCAGTTGGGGGATTCATAGCTGGCTGCATGACCAAGCTCTTCGAGACTATGCATTTCGATTCAGCCGAGACTCCCAGCGAAGGAAGAGAAACAGAAATATGA
- the cobS gene encoding adenosylcobinamide-GDP ribazoletransferase: MKNLISFMTRIPLKGDFEKARQGIWAFPLLAVITSALSTIILYFNVPLKNILAVLLLYFTVGLLHLDGLADFADGIMAKGDRERKIKAMKDLNTGIAGIFAVVMILFVQVYSLSYTPFYALFLAELNSKYAMVLALSTKKPLGEGLGAYFMEAVSRKQLLLATMIYTLLLVPFFLYEWRTVISVLGFLIGAYIIKLSLDNFGGLNGDCIGAVAEITRGGTLLILAFIWWYL, encoded by the coding sequence ATGAAAAACCTCATATCCTTTATGACAAGGATTCCTCTTAAAGGTGACTTTGAAAAAGCGAGGCAGGGGATTTGGGCGTTTCCCCTTTTAGCAGTTATCACGTCAGCTTTATCCACAATTATCCTTTATTTTAACGTTCCTCTGAAAAATATTTTGGCAGTTCTGCTCCTATATTTCACCGTAGGCTTGCTCCACCTTGATGGATTAGCGGATTTTGCCGATGGGATTATGGCCAAAGGAGACAGGGAAAGGAAGATTAAAGCCATGAAAGACTTGAACACGGGAATAGCAGGAATTTTTGCTGTTGTAATGATTCTCTTTGTTCAGGTTTATTCTCTGAGTTATACTCCGTTCTATGCCCTTTTTCTGGCAGAGCTGAACTCGAAGTATGCGATGGTTCTGGCTTTAAGCACGAAGAAGCCTTTAGGAGAGGGATTAGGGGCTTACTTTATGGAAGCTGTGAGCAGAAAGCAACTGCTTTTAGCGACCATGATCTACACTCTCTTACTGGTGCCTTTCTTTCTCTACGAGTGGAGAACTGTTATTAGTGTTCTTGGATTTCTAATTGGGGCTTACATCATAAAGCTCAGCTTAGACAACTTTGGCGGTTTAAATGGTGACTGCATTGGAGCAGTGGCTGAGATAACGAGGGGTGGAACGCTTTTGATCTTGGC
- the cbiB gene encoding adenosylcobinamide-phosphate synthase CbiB, giving the protein MEYLGIFILAIVWDLTLGEPPVLLHPTVWFGRLIGFFDKHYKRRSPALDFVAGTFASLFVIAVAFALSRLPGFLPKWLCFALSVYLLKSSFAIKSLAQHVRNTIREDIEEQRKYVSWIVSREVSKLDRAHLNSAAIESLAENITDSVVAPLFYYLIFGLSGALIYRAVNTLDAMIGYKNERYLYFGKFAARLDDLLNFIPARITVLLFLPFNPGKVIQYWRKARFKLNSDKPIAAMSAILGVWLEKKGVYRFEGKEPRLEDIGKALRVYWAVVEEWIAFVFVSEIVKSFFVQ; this is encoded by the coding sequence ATGGAGTACCTCGGGATATTCATACTCGCGATCGTCTGGGATTTAACTCTGGGTGAGCCTCCCGTTTTGCTTCACCCTACAGTGTGGTTTGGCAGGCTGATAGGCTTTTTTGATAAACATTACAAAAGAAGGAGTCCAGCTTTAGATTTTGTTGCAGGAACTTTTGCTTCCTTATTCGTGATTGCGGTTGCTTTTGCCCTTTCAAGGCTTCCAGGGTTTTTACCTAAATGGCTTTGCTTTGCTTTGAGCGTTTATCTCTTAAAGAGCTCATTCGCCATCAAAAGCCTCGCCCAGCACGTGAGAAACACAATACGGGAGGATATTGAGGAGCAGCGGAAGTATGTCAGCTGGATTGTGAGCAGGGAGGTATCAAAATTAGACAGGGCTCATTTAAATTCAGCAGCAATTGAAAGCTTAGCTGAAAACATAACGGACAGCGTAGTTGCCCCTCTGTTCTATTATCTCATCTTTGGACTGAGTGGGGCTTTGATTTATAGAGCCGTAAACACACTTGATGCCATGATTGGATACAAAAATGAACGCTACCTTTATTTCGGCAAGTTCGCCGCCCGTTTAGACGATCTGCTCAACTTCATTCCAGCTCGCATTACTGTTTTGCTTTTCCTACCTTTTAATCCAGGGAAAGTCATACAATACTGGAGAAAAGCGAGGTTCAAGCTCAACTCCGATAAGCCGATAGCAGCCATGAGCGCCATTTTGGGAGTCTGGCTCGAGAAAAAAGGCGTTTACAGATTTGAGGGAAAAGAACCTAGGTTGGAAGACATTGGGAAGGCATTAAGAGTTTATTGGGCTGTTGTTGAGGAATGGATAGCTTTTGTATTTGTCTCCGAAATCGTTAAATCGTTTTTTGTACAATAA
- a CDS encoding PF20097 family protein has product METKKCPFCGGTMIKGKSKFEGHAQYFWRAPWKHGLKAAFTGTVKAYPWLCIDCGAIIPYVDEAELQKIREEYEQAKLEGLI; this is encoded by the coding sequence ATGGAAACGAAAAAATGCCCCTTCTGTGGAGGAACTATGATAAAAGGGAAGAGCAAATTTGAGGGACACGCTCAGTATTTCTGGAGAGCTCCATGGAAACATGGTTTAAAAGCAGCTTTTACCGGCACTGTTAAGGCCTATCCATGGCTTTGCATTGATTGCGGAGCAATAATTCCCTATGTGGACGAGGCAGAGCTCCAAAAGATTCGTGAAGAGTATGAGCAGGCTAAATTGGAGGGCTTAATTTGA